TTAAATCCGAACTAAAATGAAGGCCTGCAGTAGGAGCAGCAACCGAACCTGGATTCTGAGCATAGACTGTCTGATAACGCTCTCTATCCAATGCTTCGGCTTTTCTCTTTATATAGGGAGGTAGAGGCATATTACCGTACTCTAAGAGATAGTCAAATCCAGGATCAAACATAAGCTTAATCGCATTAAAAGAATCTTGCCTGCCTAAATAGATTGCCTTTTTATCTCCGGGAAGAAATATCTCTTCATTAGCCCTCAGCTTGCCTCTCAATTTCATTAAAACAATATTCTCACCTTTAATCGGTTTATTGAGAAACAGGATCTCTATTTTACCTCCTGTACTTCTACTTGCAAACAGGCGGGCTGGAATAACTTTTGAAATATTTCTAACTAAAACATCGCCTTTCTTAAAATAACTCAGAATATCTCTAAAGATTTTAATCTCAATATCTCTCGCCTCGCGATCTAGCACCATAAGGCGAGACTCTTCTCTTTTCTGTGTTGGATAATACGCAATCGACTCTTTATCCAAGTCGTAATTATAGTCTTCTAGATCTATTTTACTTCTCATCCCAAATAATCTTCTTTATTTCAGAGCCTGGATAGTAATACTCCAAAATCTCACGGAAATCATACCCTTTTTTAGACATGCCGTAGGCACCCCACTGACAGAGTCCAATGCCATGGCCCCAGCCATAACCCCTAATACTTATAACGCCGTCTATCTTATCAAGCGCAAATAGTCTACTTCTTATAATATCTGCTCCTAGAATACTCCTGAACTCTTTAGCAGAGATAAGATATTCCTTGCTGTCTGCAAAAATCTCAATCGTCTTCACATAATCGTTCCCGTAACGCTCCTTAACAAAT
The genomic region above belongs to Candidatus Kaelpia aquatica and contains:
- the queA gene encoding tRNA preQ1(34) S-adenosylmethionine ribosyltransferase-isomerase QueA, which translates into the protein MRSKIDLEDYNYDLDKESIAYYPTQKREESRLMVLDREARDIEIKIFRDILSYFKKGDVLVRNISKVIPARLFASRSTGGKIEILFLNKPIKGENIVLMKLRGKLRANEEIFLPGDKKAIYLGRQDSFNAIKLMFDPGFDYLLEYGNMPLPPYIKRKAEALDRERYQTVYAQNPGSVAAPTAGLHFSSDLISKIESIGVDIVDLLLHVSYATFKPLDEVGLSGDRLHREYYKISEKSASRINKAKKDGQRIIAVGTTTVRVLESQAYSEDGESGIKPGEGEIDMFIKPGYKFKIIDALITNFHLPKTSLLLLVSAFAGRDLLFSGYRKAVEERFRFYSYGDAMFII